In a single window of the Solea senegalensis isolate Sse05_10M linkage group LG1, IFAPA_SoseM_1, whole genome shotgun sequence genome:
- the LOC122770672 gene encoding spindlin-Z-like, whose amino-acid sequence MSKKRGRKRSSGELSESSAPTLSPDPDNLLGRRIQHTWREKGNVTKWKGTVLERLSVNSSLYMVKYDGFDCVYGIELFKDNRVSNLQVLSEKVVNNKIKVPPGAEELVGRAVEHLFEKEDGEKNEWRGMVLSRAPIMTHWYYITYEKDPVLYMYQLWDDYKDGDLRVLPESENKHLLPADRKPGEEPESLVGKQVEYVTDNGVKRTGLVIYQVPAKPTVYYIKYDDDVHIHVYDLVKTT is encoded by the exons ATGTCAAAGAAACGGGGCAG GAAGCGCAGCAGTGGAGAGCTCAGTGAGAGTTCGGCACCGACCCTGAGCCCAGACCCTGACAACCTGCTAGGCCGCAGAATCCAGCACACCTGGAGGGAGAAGGGTAACGTGACCAAGTGGAAAGGCACCGTTCTAGAGCGCCTCAGTGTGAACAGCTCCCTCTACATGGTCAAATATGACGGCTTTGACTGCGTCTATGGCATTGAGCTGTTCAAAGACAACCGGGTGTCCAACCTGCAGGTGTTGTCAGAGAAAGTTG TGAATAATAAGATCAAGGTGCCTCCTGGGGCAGAGGAGCTCGTGGGCCGAGCTGTTGAGCATCTGTTCGAGAAGGAGGACGGTGAGAAAAATGAGTGGCGAGGAATGGTGCTGTCCAGAGCCCCTATCATGACCCATTGGTATTACATCACCTATGAGAAGGACCCGGTGCTGTACATGTACCAACTGTGGGACGACTACAAGGACGGAGATCTACGTGTCCTCCCGGAATCAG AGAACAAACACCTGCTGCCAGCAGACAGGAAGCCTGGTGAGGAGCCAGAAAGCCTTGTGGGTAAACAGGTGGAGTATGTCACAGATAACGGTGTGAAGAGGACAGGGTTGGTCATCTACCAGGTTCCAGCGAAGCCGACGGTATATTACATCAAATATGATGATGACGTTCACATTCATGTCTATGATCTTGTGAAGACCACCTAG
- the fzr1a gene encoding fizzy/cell division cycle 20 related 1a, with the protein MDQDYECRLLRQINIQNENASPIKSVGAMRALTPSSSPLSSPSKHGDRFIPSRAGANWSVNFHRINEIEKSHNQNRKTKDGTTDSNKADGLAYSALLKNELLGAGIEKVQDPQSEDRRLQPSTPAKRSLFSYSVSAKRALPEEDGNTVSPYSLSPVSSNSQKLLRSPRKPTRKISKIPFKVLDAPELQDDFYLNLVDWSSLNVLSVGLGTCVYLWSACTSQVTRLCDLSVEGDSVTSVGWSERGNLVAVGTHKGYVQIWDAAAGKKLSVLEGHTARVGALAWNADQLSSGSRDRVILQRDIRAPPLQSERRLQGHRQEVCGLKWSTDHQLLASGGNDNKLLVWNHSSVLPVQQYTEHLAAVKAIAWSPHQHGLLASGGGTADRCIRFWNTLTGQPLQCTDTGSQVCNLAWSKHTNELVSTHGYSQNQILVWKYPSLTQVAKLTGHSYRVLYLAMSPDGEAIVTGAGDETLRFWNVFSKMRSTKESVSVLNLFTRIR; encoded by the exons ATGGATCAGGACTATGAGTGCAGGCTGCTCAGGCAGATCAACATTCAAAATGAGAATGCAAGCCCCATA AAATCGGTAGGAGCCATGCGAGCTCTGACACCCTCCAGCTCCCCTCTATCCTCCCCGAGCAAACACGGCGATCGCTTCATTCCCTCCCGGGCTGGAGCCAACTGGAGTGTCAACTTCCACCGCATCAAT GAAATTGAAAAGTCACATAATCAAAATAGGAAAACCAAAGATGGAACAACAGACAGTAACAAag CGGATGGTCTGGCTTATTCAGCTCTGCTGAAGAATGAGCTGTTAGGAGCAGGTATTGAAAAAGTTCAGGACCCACAGTCAGAAGATCGCCGTCTACAGCCATCAACTCCTGCTAAGAGGAGCCTTTTTAGT tACTCAGTCAGTGCTAAGAGAGCGCTGCCAGAAGAGGATGGAAATACAGTATCACCATATTCTCTATCACCTGTCAGCAGCAACAG CCAGAAGCTGCTACGATCTCCAAGGAAACCTACACGCAAAATATCTAAAATCCCTTTCAAAGTTCTGGATGCTCCAGAGCTACAGGATGACTTCTACCTCAACCTAGTAGACTGGTCCTCTTTGAATGTGCTTAGTGTTGGACTGGGTACCTGTGTCTACCTTTGGAGTGCCTGCACCAGCCAG GTGACACGTCTGTGTGATCTTTCTGTAGAAGGAGATTCCGTCACATCAGTAGGCTGGTCAGAGAGG GGTAACCTGGTGGCAGTGGGTACTCACAAAGGCTATGTACAGATCTGGGATGCAGCAGCAGGGAAGAAGCTGTCTGTACTTGAGGGACACACAGCCAGAGTGG GTGCATTGGCATGGAATGCAGACCAGCTGTCATCTGGGAGTCGTGATCGAGTGATCCTGCAGCGGGACATTAGAGCCCCTCCCCTTCAGTCTGAGCGCCGTCTCCAAGGGCACCGACAAGAAGTCTGTGGGCTCAAGTGGAGCACAGACCACCAGCTTCTAGCTTCCGGCGGAAATGATAACAAG CTGCTTGTTTGGAACCACTCAAGTGTCCTCCCCGTGCAGCAGTACACAGAGCACTTGGCTGCAGTGAAGGCCATTGCCTGGTCTCCTCACCAGCACGGTCTGCTGGCGTCAGGAGGGGGCACCGCCGACCGCTGCATCCGCTTTTGGAACACTCTGACGGGCCAGCCGCTGCAGTGCACCGACACTGGCTCTCAGGTCTGCAACCTGGCCTGGTCCAAGCACACTAACGAACTG GTCAGCACTCATGGATATTCCCAGAACCAGATCTTGGTGTGGAAGTATCCATCTCTAACTCAAGTGGCCAAACTCACTGGACATTCGTACAGAGTTCTGTATCTG GCCATGTCACCTGATGGAGAGGCCATTGTGACGGGGGCTGGAGATGAAACCCTTCGGTTCTGGAACGTCTTCAGCAAAATGAGATCCACTAAG GAATCTGTGTCAGTGCTTAACCTCTTCACAAGGATCCGGTAG